The following proteins come from a genomic window of Chelmon rostratus isolate fCheRos1 chromosome 23, fCheRos1.pri, whole genome shotgun sequence:
- the LOC121626216 gene encoding uncharacterized protein LOC121626216, protein MRSLALLTAFLLCRLSWISVWGSESQTVEARPDEEVTLLCSNISVHPTQTDWFRLSGRTKPHCISSMYTSDGKASLCDGIQNGKFQMSSNGSSVFLKIQPVDFSDSGLYFCGFYIGGHTVIVTATHLNVQGDGESDDEDDFNSEIEEPVGLTNLMSVSLVALTVLLTVVIIVLAGKIRNLQTAVNEEAQSERNKNLRSDNVKFLPKTTRSRRPASEGGVETHVIYAACR, encoded by the exons ATGAGGAGCCTCGCTTTGCTAACAGCTTTCCTTCTCTGCAGACTCA GCTGGATCTCTGTGTGGGGATCTGAGTCTCAGACTGTGGAGGCTCGGCCCGATGAAGAAGTCACACTGCTGTGCTCCAACATTTCCGTCCATCCGACTCAGACAGACTGGTTCAGGCTGAGCGGCAGAACCAAACCCCACTGCATCTCCTCTATGTACACGTCTGATGGCAAAGCTTCACTCTGTGACGGAATTCAAAACGGAAAATTTCAAATGAGCTCCAACGGCAGCTCAGTTTTTCTGAAAATCCAGCCAGTGGATTTCTCTGACTCTGGACTGTATTTCTGTGGATTTTACATCGGCGGACACACGGTCATTGTCACTGCAACGCATTTAAACGTTCAAG GTGATGGTGaatctgatgatgaagatgattttAACAGTGAAA TCGAGGAGCCTGTTGGATTGACAAACCTCATGAGTGTGAGCCTGGTCGCTCTGACTGTTCTCCTCACTGTAGTCATCATTGTTCTGGCTGGTAAAATCAGGAACCTTCAGACAG CTGTGAATGAAGAAGcacagtcagagagaaacaag AATCTGCGCTCCGATAATGTGAAGTTCCTTCCAAAGACAACAAGAAGCAGGAGGCCTGCGTcagagggaggagtggagaCTCACGTTATTTATGCTGCCTGCAGAtaa